The Magnetococcales bacterium genome includes the window GGATGACGGGTCGGGCCTCCTCCACCGCCCGAGCGGCGGGATCGGGCCCGGCTGCGTCGTCCGGGACGATACGACCGAGGGGGGTCAGTTCCGAGACGGGCACGCCGGCGTGGGCTATCGGCTGCAGGTGGCCCTGGCCGGGAACGCTCAGGGCGATCCAGGCCAGACTGAACCCGCCGGCTTCCACGGCGATGCGGCAACTGGCCGCGTAGAGGGCGTCAGGGTTGTCGGCCCGCACGATGGTGCGGTCGATGCGACTCAGCATGGCGTAAAGCCGGTTGCGGCGCACCAGTTCCACGGCGTCGGTGGTCATGGGGTGCCACCCAGTATCTTGTCCAGACAGTTTTTCAGATCCCAGCGCGAGATGGGTTTGATGAGTACGTCGCAAACCCCCGCAGTGGCCAGTCGGGCGCGGGAGGACTCGTCCCCGAGTGCGGTGACCATGACGATGGGGATGTTCCGGGAGGTGTCGTCGGCTTTCAGGCGGCGCACCACCTCGAAACCGTCCATGCCCGGCATCATCAGGTCCAGCAGGATCAGGTCCGGCGTGGTGATGGCCACGCTGGCCAGGGCTTCCGCGCCGAGTTGGACGCATTGCACCGTGTAGCCGTCGGCGTGCAGCAGGGTTTCCATCAACTTGCGATTGCGGGCGTCATCGTCGACGATCAGGATATGTTTCTGCCGGTGCATGGGGGGATCCTTTCAGTTGGATGACGAGTCCAATATCTCTTTGATGGTGGAGAGAAAGAGCTTGTACTGGATGGGTTTGGCGATATAGCCGTCGCAGCCGGCGGCCCGAATGCGTTCTTCATCGCCTTTCAGGGCCAAAGCGGTCAGGGCGATGATGCGGATGGTT containing:
- a CDS encoding response regulator; the protein is MHRQKHILIVDDDARNRKLMETLLHADGYTVQCVQLGAEALASVAITTPDLILLDLMMPGMDGFEVVRRLKADDTSRNIPIVMVTALGDESSRARLATAGVCDVLIKPISRWDLKNCLDKILGGTP